A stretch of the Pseudomonas sp. ACM7 genome encodes the following:
- a CDS encoding GlxA family transcriptional regulator, whose amino-acid sequence MQKTVAIVVFAGVQSLDVTGPMDVFCEANRFLEPPDHYRLEVIGVERGVMPCSNGLALNAHRHFSEALEAYDLLLVAGGPQLPFMDFGAAFDAWLRDACALAQRFGSICNGAFMLARAGLLEGRTVTTHWGDAAALAQLCPSTQVEADRLYVEDGELYTSAGVTAGIDLSLYLLARDHGPEVALSVAKRLVVFTQRSGGQSQFSPFLTPHAEPTSAVALVQLYVLANLTGDLTISDLANAANMSARNFSRVFTKVAKITPAEFVERARVDAARVLLESTQSPLKTVAYQCGFRDAQHMRSVFNRRLGVTPQQFRLNFAAMV is encoded by the coding sequence ATGCAGAAAACCGTTGCCATCGTGGTCTTCGCCGGCGTTCAGTCCCTGGACGTCACCGGTCCCATGGATGTGTTTTGCGAAGCCAATCGTTTCCTTGAGCCGCCAGATCACTATCGACTGGAGGTGATCGGCGTCGAGCGCGGGGTGATGCCGTGTTCCAACGGTTTGGCACTCAATGCCCATCGGCATTTCAGCGAAGCGCTGGAGGCCTATGACTTGCTGCTGGTGGCCGGTGGGCCGCAGTTACCGTTCATGGATTTCGGTGCGGCATTCGATGCCTGGCTGCGCGATGCCTGCGCGCTGGCGCAACGCTTTGGCTCGATCTGCAACGGCGCGTTCATGCTCGCCCGGGCCGGATTGCTGGAAGGGCGAACGGTCACCACCCACTGGGGCGACGCCGCGGCGCTGGCGCAGTTGTGCCCGTCGACTCAGGTCGAGGCGGATCGCCTTTACGTGGAGGACGGCGAGCTCTACACCTCGGCGGGTGTCACGGCGGGGATTGATCTGTCGCTGTACTTGCTGGCCAGGGATCACGGGCCGGAAGTAGCGCTGAGTGTGGCAAAGCGGCTGGTGGTGTTCACTCAACGCTCCGGCGGGCAGTCACAGTTCAGCCCATTCCTCACGCCTCACGCCGAACCCACTTCTGCCGTGGCACTGGTGCAGCTCTACGTGTTGGCCAACCTGACGGGCGACCTGACGATTTCCGACCTGGCCAACGCCGCCAACATGAGTGCCCGCAACTTTTCCAGGGTGTTTACCAAAGTGGCAAAAATCACCCCGGCGGAATTCGTCGAACGGGCCAGGGTCGATGCGGCGCGGGTGCTGCTTGAAAGCACTCAATCGCCGCTGAAGACCGTGGCTTATCAGTGCGGATTTCGCGATGCCCAGCACATGCGCAGTGTGTTTAATCGCAGGCTGGGCGTGACGCCGCAGCAGTTCAGGCTGAACTTTGCGGCGATGGTTTGA